Proteins encoded together in one Mycobacterium sp. MS1601 window:
- a CDS encoding thioesterase II family protein yields MTSPTGFAPWIKHFAGAAASNSAPVVVFPHAGGAAAAYRSLAIALSVAGPDTYIVQYPQRADRLTHPASPTIEELAAELFDAGDWAQVAPLRLFGHCMGAIVAFEFARIAETRGVTVHQLWASAGQAPSTVAGSPRVPTTDRELLADIADLGGTDPMLLEDEDFVDLLLPAVRADYQAFNRYHCEVGVRIGADIHVIGGDDDHRVQPEWLRRWELHTSAVFTETVLDGGHFYINEHLDLVAELVSA; encoded by the coding sequence ATGACCAGTCCCACCGGATTCGCGCCCTGGATCAAGCATTTCGCCGGTGCCGCCGCGTCGAACAGCGCGCCGGTGGTGGTGTTCCCGCACGCCGGCGGCGCCGCGGCGGCATATCGAAGCCTGGCGATCGCGTTGAGCGTGGCCGGCCCCGATACCTACATCGTGCAGTACCCGCAGCGTGCTGACCGGCTGACGCACCCGGCGTCACCCACCATCGAAGAGCTGGCCGCCGAATTGTTCGACGCGGGGGACTGGGCACAGGTGGCGCCGCTGCGGCTGTTCGGTCACTGTATGGGCGCCATCGTGGCCTTCGAGTTCGCCCGCATCGCTGAAACTCGCGGTGTGACAGTGCATCAACTGTGGGCCTCGGCGGGCCAGGCGCCCAGCACTGTCGCAGGTTCACCCAGGGTCCCCACCACGGACCGCGAATTACTGGCCGACATCGCCGACCTGGGCGGCACCGACCCGATGCTGCTCGAGGACGAGGATTTTGTAGACCTGCTGCTGCCGGCGGTGCGCGCCGACTACCAGGCGTTCAATCGGTATCACTGCGAGGTAGGTGTGCGTATCGGTGCGGACATCCATGTCATCGGCGGTGACGATGACCACCGCGTGCAGCCGGAGTGGTTGCGCCGCTGGGAACTGCACACCAGCGCTGTCTTCACCGAGACGGTGCTGGACGGCGGCCACTTCTACATCAACGAACATCTGGACCTGGTGGCAGAGTTGGTGAGTGCATGA
- the mbtD gene encoding mycobactin polyketide synthase MbtD, whose amino-acid sequence MSMPRRFPDNRVPVVLSAHAAALLATDAAALLSYLADQPAVEVSAVAAQLVRTRRIRRYRAVVRAGDRAELISGLTAVVDGLDHPLVARSSEGAAPRLAFVLPGQGNQWPGMGADGYTRLPAYRAEADTFAAVFPALGVSSPLGYLLGDVDTEHFSQIEIQGAQFVHAVSLAAVWRTCGVLPDLTVGHSLGEVAAAYLAGAITAEAAAAVVTARAGVVTALSGRYGMAVLGMSVETARDLMSTASGWLELSVVNSGSSVVVSGDRDAVTELVARAEAQGRFARRIDVDFPAHTSALEPLRSDLLARLPAVEFTDAPIQFIGSATADVVTADAEFADYWYANLRNTVRFDLAARAAVRRGATAFVELSAHPALQYALDDVLEDALPEGPAVLVGSGRRDEPLIETLSANIAAAAVTDPNFRWADQLVLSGATLPGFPNAPMHTTSYWAAATPLPPVPTVTVAAEKWVPVIPKGAAPESLRVAVLDLGNTELGAGIAAHPRVGADEAGILVVIAACSSTTDAPTAARELAASIEDGLLDYADARYRNIWLLTVGAAQTSPDDPAPSPGQAAMAALHRSVGFELPDNNFHHLDLPMGFDDHNRIVELLLTGHGDMALRVRDGEVVTLRRELDDNPPQAPGIDTAALDSVVITGGSGSIALQFARHLVARGARRIVLLSRRGTDAAAVREFIRTIPPGVDVHAPSCDITDREAVAAAAAEHAGHGASLVIHAAGTATFATRDQLHGADFEAMTAAKLVGLAHVADLWPLRADARMLLCSSVIGVWGGKGVAGYAAANRMLDAMAAQLRHQGRRCVSVRWGLWQGSDIIDASEIGRVERAGLRQMAPAPAIDAGLRDHASDPLVLSADPDRLRAFFGSQEATADTPAAEAAGSADSVRAELITVLDITDRPLDPAATLFDLGMDSLLALDLRKRIKRVTGRTIPLATLLGGITVRELIATFDESELSSD is encoded by the coding sequence ATGAGCATGCCACGTCGGTTCCCGGACAACCGAGTCCCGGTGGTGCTGTCCGCGCATGCCGCCGCACTCCTGGCCACCGATGCTGCGGCGCTGCTGTCCTACCTGGCCGATCAGCCGGCCGTCGAGGTCAGTGCTGTCGCCGCACAGTTGGTGCGCACCAGGCGGATTCGCCGCTACCGCGCCGTGGTGCGTGCCGGGGACCGCGCCGAACTGATCAGCGGGCTCACCGCGGTGGTCGACGGCTTGGACCACCCACTGGTGGCCCGCTCGTCGGAAGGCGCGGCGCCCCGGCTGGCGTTCGTATTGCCCGGACAGGGCAACCAGTGGCCCGGCATGGGCGCTGACGGTTACACCCGACTGCCCGCCTACCGCGCCGAAGCCGACACGTTCGCGGCTGTGTTCCCCGCGTTGGGTGTCTCCTCACCACTGGGGTATCTACTCGGCGACGTCGACACCGAACACTTCTCGCAGATCGAGATCCAGGGTGCACAGTTCGTGCACGCTGTGTCGCTGGCCGCGGTGTGGCGGACCTGCGGGGTGCTGCCGGACCTGACCGTCGGACACAGTCTGGGTGAGGTGGCCGCCGCCTACCTGGCGGGCGCCATCACCGCCGAGGCGGCGGCAGCGGTGGTGACGGCCAGAGCCGGCGTGGTGACCGCGCTGTCCGGCCGCTACGGCATGGCGGTTCTGGGGATGTCCGTCGAAACCGCCCGCGATCTGATGTCCACCGCGTCAGGCTGGCTGGAGCTGTCGGTGGTCAACTCGGGGTCCTCGGTGGTGGTGTCAGGGGACCGCGACGCGGTGACCGAACTGGTGGCCCGAGCTGAGGCACAGGGCCGGTTCGCGCGGCGTATCGACGTCGACTTCCCGGCTCACACCAGTGCACTGGAACCACTGCGGTCCGACCTGCTGGCCCGATTGCCTGCCGTCGAGTTCACCGATGCCCCTATCCAGTTCATCGGATCTGCCACCGCCGACGTGGTGACCGCGGACGCGGAGTTCGCCGACTACTGGTACGCCAACCTGCGCAACACCGTGCGCTTCGATCTTGCTGCCCGCGCCGCGGTGCGCCGAGGTGCCACCGCCTTTGTCGAGCTATCGGCACACCCGGCATTGCAGTACGCCCTCGACGACGTTCTCGAGGACGCCCTACCGGAGGGGCCTGCGGTGCTGGTGGGCTCCGGTCGCCGCGACGAACCGCTGATCGAGACGCTGTCGGCGAACATCGCCGCCGCGGCCGTCACCGACCCGAACTTCCGGTGGGCCGATCAACTCGTCCTCTCCGGTGCCACCCTGCCTGGTTTCCCGAATGCACCCATGCACACCACTTCCTACTGGGCGGCCGCCACCCCGTTGCCGCCGGTGCCCACCGTCACTGTCGCCGCCGAGAAGTGGGTTCCCGTCATCCCGAAAGGAGCTGCACCGGAGTCGCTTCGGGTTGCCGTACTCGACCTCGGGAACACTGAGCTGGGTGCCGGTATCGCGGCCCACCCGAGGGTCGGCGCCGATGAGGCCGGCATTCTGGTGGTCATCGCTGCGTGCTCGTCCACCACGGACGCTCCCACCGCCGCGCGTGAGCTTGCGGCAAGCATCGAGGACGGACTTCTGGACTACGCCGACGCCCGGTATCGGAACATCTGGCTGCTGACCGTGGGCGCTGCGCAGACGTCGCCCGACGACCCGGCCCCGTCACCTGGCCAGGCGGCTATGGCGGCATTGCACCGAAGTGTGGGATTCGAGCTGCCCGACAACAACTTTCATCATCTCGATCTGCCAATGGGCTTCGACGACCACAACCGCATCGTCGAGTTGCTGCTGACCGGACACGGTGACATGGCGCTTCGGGTGCGTGACGGCGAGGTGGTGACACTGCGGCGTGAACTCGACGACAACCCGCCGCAGGCACCCGGCATCGACACCGCAGCGCTGGACAGCGTGGTGATCACCGGCGGATCCGGCTCGATCGCCTTGCAATTCGCCCGCCATCTGGTGGCGCGCGGCGCGCGCCGCATCGTGTTGTTGAGCAGGCGGGGCACTGACGCGGCCGCGGTCCGCGAGTTCATCCGGACCATCCCGCCCGGAGTGGACGTCCATGCCCCGTCCTGCGACATCACCGACCGCGAGGCCGTCGCGGCCGCTGCCGCCGAGCACGCCGGGCACGGAGCATCGTTGGTGATCCACGCGGCGGGCACCGCCACCTTCGCCACCCGTGATCAGCTGCACGGCGCCGACTTCGAAGCGATGACGGCCGCCAAGTTGGTCGGGTTGGCGCACGTGGCCGACCTCTGGCCGCTGCGGGCGGATGCGCGGATGCTGTTGTGCTCCTCGGTGATCGGCGTCTGGGGTGGTAAAGGTGTCGCCGGGTATGCCGCAGCCAACCGGATGCTGGATGCGATGGCAGCCCAGTTGCGGCACCAGGGCCGGCGTTGTGTGTCTGTGCGCTGGGGTCTGTGGCAGGGCAGCGACATCATCGACGCCTCCGAGATCGGCAGAGTCGAGCGGGCAGGTCTGCGGCAGATGGCGCCCGCACCCGCCATCGACGCCGGTCTGCGCGACCACGCGAGCGATCCGCTGGTGCTCAGCGCCGATCCGGACCGGCTGCGCGCGTTCTTCGGCAGCCAGGAGGCCACGGCGGACACACCCGCTGCCGAGGCGGCCGGATCAGCCGACTCGGTACGCGCTGAGCTGATCACCGTCCTCGACATCACCGACCGTCCGCTGGACCCGGCGGCGACACTGTTCGACCTCGGCATGGATTCGCTGCTGGCACTCGACCTGCGCAAGCGGATCAAACGGGTGACCGGCCGCACCATTCCATTGGCGACCTTGCTGGGCGGCATCACCGTCCGCGAGCTGATCGCCACCTTTGACGAAAGTGAACTCTCCAGTGACTGA
- a CDS encoding beta-ketoacyl [acyl carrier protein] synthase domain-containing protein has translation MTSDDPVVIVGMAVEAPGGVDTADKYWTLLSEQREALGPFPTDRGWPIREIIEGSQRDGFKRIHDLGGFLDTATEFDPEFFGISPREAVAMDPQQRVALRIGWRAIENAGINPDDLGGHDVGCYVGASLTGFGNDLAEFTDHTGHLITGTALGVISGRIAYTLDLAGPALTIDSSCASALVAFNVAVSAVRSGDCSMALAGGVCVMGSPGFFVEFAKQHALSDDGRCRPYSAHATGTVWAEGAAMFLLQKRSGALRDGRTILAEVRASCVNQDGRTTGLTAPSGTAQARLFRRAIDISGVHLDEVGMVEGHGTGTSLGDRTELGSLARTYGAGTPRRGPLLGSVKSNVGHSQAAAGALGLAKVLVSAQRATIPPTLHVDEPSRAIEWESQGLRLADKLTPWPAVDGRRIAAVSAFGMSGTNAHAIVAVPG, from the coding sequence ATGACGTCCGATGATCCCGTCGTGATCGTGGGCATGGCCGTTGAGGCCCCTGGCGGCGTCGACACCGCCGACAAGTACTGGACGCTGCTGTCGGAGCAGCGGGAAGCGCTGGGACCGTTTCCGACGGACCGTGGCTGGCCCATCCGCGAGATCATCGAAGGCTCGCAGCGTGACGGCTTCAAACGCATCCACGATCTTGGCGGATTCCTCGACACTGCAACGGAGTTCGACCCGGAGTTCTTCGGTATTTCACCCCGCGAGGCAGTCGCCATGGACCCCCAGCAGCGGGTGGCATTGCGCATCGGGTGGCGCGCCATCGAGAACGCGGGTATCAATCCCGACGACCTCGGCGGCCACGACGTGGGCTGCTACGTCGGCGCCTCCCTCACCGGGTTCGGCAATGATCTGGCCGAATTCACCGACCACACCGGCCATCTCATCACCGGCACCGCACTGGGCGTCATCTCCGGCCGTATCGCCTACACCCTGGACCTGGCAGGCCCGGCGCTCACCATCGACTCGTCCTGCGCTTCGGCACTGGTTGCGTTCAATGTCGCGGTGTCGGCGGTGCGCTCCGGCGACTGCAGCATGGCACTGGCCGGCGGCGTCTGTGTCATGGGATCACCAGGTTTCTTCGTCGAGTTCGCCAAGCAGCACGCCTTGTCCGACGACGGACGGTGCCGGCCCTACAGCGCCCACGCCACCGGCACCGTCTGGGCCGAAGGGGCGGCGATGTTCCTGCTGCAAAAGCGTTCCGGGGCACTGCGTGACGGCAGGACCATCCTCGCCGAGGTCCGCGCCAGCTGTGTGAACCAGGACGGACGCACCACGGGGCTCACCGCGCCCAGCGGTACGGCGCAGGCACGGCTGTTCCGACGCGCCATCGACATTTCGGGCGTGCACCTCGACGAGGTCGGCATGGTCGAGGGGCACGGCACCGGCACCTCCCTTGGCGATCGAACCGAACTCGGCTCGCTGGCCCGGACCTACGGAGCGGGAACCCCGAGGAGGGGACCGCTACTCGGGTCGGTCAAGTCGAACGTGGGGCATTCCCAGGCCGCCGCGGGCGCACTCGGACTGGCCAAGGTGCTGGTGTCGGCGCAGCGAGCCACCATCCCGCCCACGCTGCATGTCGACGAACCCAGCCGCGCCATCGAGTGGGAGTCCCAGGGTTTGCGTCTGGCGGACAAGCTCACCCCATGGCCCGCCGTCGACGGCCGACGGATTGCGGCGGTGTCCGCCTTCGGAATGAGCGGCACCAACGCGCACGCCATCGTGGCGGTGCCCGGATGA